The genomic window AAGATATTCCGTGTGCATGCGATAGGGCATGCGCGTCGCATCCGCGTTCCACGCCATCAAATCGGAAGGTGCGGCGTCCTCGCCCAACAGATAGGCGCGCACCATCCGCGACCAGATCAGATCGTTGGAACGCAATAGCTGGAAGGCGCCCGCCATCTGGCGCGTGTCGAGATAGCCGTGGCGCCACATCATCGATTCGATGAAGTTCACTTCGCTGTCGTCGATGAACAGCGAAAGTTCGCCCGGCTCGGAGAAATCGACTTGCGCCGCGAGCAGGATCATCGACCGCAGCCGCGTATCGCCGTCGCGGGCCATCGCGGCGGCGGCGATGGCGAGCAGCGTGCCGCCCAGGCAATAACCCAGCGCGTCGATCGGCGCGTTCGGGCAGATTTCCGAAATCGCGTCGAGGGCGGCCATCACGCCCAGGCGCCGGTAATCCTCCATCGACAAGTCGCGGTCGCTTTCGTCCGGATTGTGCCAGGAAATGGCGAACACCGTGCGGCCTTGCTCGACCAGATGGCGGATCAGCGAGTTCTCGGGCGACAGATCCAGAATGTAATATTTCATGATCCACGCCGGCACGATCAGCAGCGGCGCTTCGTTCACGTCGGGCGTGACGGGATCGTAGCGGATCAATTCGATCAGCCGGTTCTTGAACACGACCTTGCCCGGCGTGACGGCGACATCGCGTCCCGGCACGTAATCGTCGCGGGGCGTGGATTTGCCGGCGAAGGCGACCGCCATGTCGCGCTGGAGATTCGTGAAACCGCGCAGGAAATTAAAGCCGCCGGTGCGGATCGTCTCGGCCAGAACTTCGGGATTCGTCGCGACGAAGTTCGACGGCGAGAACACGTCCAGCATTTGGCGCGTGGTGAAATTCACCACGTCTAGACTATGCCGGTTGGCGCCCGGCACGTGATCGGTCGCCACATGCATCCATTGCTGGGCCAGCAGAAACGCCTGGTGATAGATATCGAACGGCCAGCGCCGCCACGCTTCGTCGCGAAAGCGCGAATCGCCGGGCAAGGGCTCGATCACCGGCGGGGCGGGCGACCAGGGATTGTCGTAGGCGAGCAGCGAGCCGAGGCTCGCGAGTTTGCGTTGCGTCTTTTGCAGCAGATGCAATTGCGTGCCCGGCGAGCTGAGCAGATGCAAGCCCCAATCGGCGAAGGCCAAGCCCAGCGCCGCGGGCGAGACGCCCATCGTCGCGGCCGCGATATTCGCCTGCACGAAACGGTCGAGTTCGATCAGCGATTTGGGTTTGTCGCCGGTGTCGTTGGCGTCGGTCATTCCGCACTCCGGGGTTCGAGGGCGCAGGATCGCCTTGCGTTACCGCAACCGCATTGAGATGGGTCAATCGCTCCGGTTGCGCAAGAGCAAGGCGACGGGCAAACTTGGCGCCGAACGCGGGGAATTCCGCGCAGATGATGGGAGCGAGACGATGGCCGACAGTCACGATACGAAAGATTACAAGCTGCGTTCGAACGCGTGGTTCCGCCAGGACCGCGACGGGTTCGGCCGCCGCTCCTGGATGAAGAACCAAGGCCGCGCCGACCATCTGTTCGACGGCCGCCCGATCATCGGCATTTGCAATACCTGGTCGGAATTCACGCCCTGCAACGGCCATTTCCGCGATATCGCGGAATATGTGAAGCGCGGCGTCTACGAAATGGGCGGCTTCCCGCTGGAATTCCCGGTCATGTCGCTGTCGGAAATTCTGCTGCGCCCGACGGCGATGCTCTATCGCAATCTCGCCTCGATGGACGTGGAGGAATCGATTCGCGGTCAGCCTATGGACGGCGTGATCCTGCTCACCGGTTGCGACAAAACCACGCCGTCGCTGGTGATGGGCGCCGCGTCCTGCGATATCCCGACGTTGGTCGTCTCCGGCGGGCCGATGCTCAACGGCCGCTACAAGGGCGAACTCGTCGGCTCGGGCACGCATACTTGGCTGTTCACCGAACGCCTCAAGACCGGCGAAATGACGATGGCCGATCTCTCGCAGGCGGAAGCCGCGATGTCGCGTTCCTCCGGCCATTGCATGACGATGGGCACCGCCTCGACCATGGCGTCGATGGTCGAAGCGTTGGGCATCGCGTTGCCGAGCAACGCCGCCATTCCGGGCGTCGACGCGCGCCGCTATGCGCTCGCGCATATGGCGGGACGGCGGATCGTCGAGATGGTGAAGGAAGATCTTCGCCTGTCGAAGGTGCTGACCAAGAAGGCGTTCGAGAACGCGATCATGGTCAACGGCGCCATCGGCGGCTCGACCAACGCGGTCGTCCATCTTCTCGCCATGGCGGGCCGTATGGGTGTGGATCTCACGCTCGACGATTGGGATCGCCTAGGCCGCGATATGCCCTGCCTCGTCAATCTGATGCCGTCGGGCAAGTATTTGATGGAGGAGTTCTACTACGCCGGCGGCATTCCGGCGGTGATCTCCGAGATCAAACACAAACTGCATCTCGACGCGCTGACGGTCACCGGCAAGACGATCGGCGAGAACAACAAAGACGCCAAAAATTGGGACACGGACGTGATCTTCCCGTTCGACAAGCCGTTCAAGCCCCAAGGCGGCATCGCCGTCGTGAAGGGCAATCTCGCCCCCAACGGTGCCGTCTTGAAGCCGTCGGCCGCCAGCCCCCATCTGCTCAAACATCGCGGCCGCGCGGTCGTGTTCGAATCGATCGAGGATTACGACAAGCGCATCGACGATCCCACTCTCGACGTCGACGAGAATTGCATCATGGTGCTGAAGGGCTGCGGGCCGAAGGGCTATCCGGGCTTCCCGGAAGTCGGCAATTTCGCACTGCCCGCCAAGATCCTGAAAAAAGGCGTGCGCGACATGATCCGCATTTCCGATGCGCGCATGTCGGGCACGGCTTACGGCACGACTGTGCTGCACACCTCGCCCGAAGCCGCCGCCGGCGGGCCGATCGCGCTGGTGCGCGACGGCGACATGATCGAGCTGGATATCCCGGGCCGGCGTCTGCATCTCGACGTGTCGGATGCCGAGCTTGAAAAGCGCCGCAAGGAGTGGACGCCGCCCGCGCCGCCCAGCGATCGCGGCTATTACAAGCTCTATGTCGATCACGTGCAGCAGGCCGATCGCGGCGCCGATCTCGACTTCCTGGTCGGAAAGTCGGGTGCCCGGATCGTGCGCGAAAGCCACTAAGCCATCGCGCGAGGCCGGTGCGGTTGGAGGGTTACTCCTTCACCGCACCGGTCAGCGACGAGACGTAGTAGTC from Alphaproteobacteria bacterium includes these protein-coding regions:
- a CDS encoding alpha/beta fold hydrolase, giving the protein MTDANDTGDKPKSLIELDRFVQANIAAATMGVSPAALGLAFADWGLHLLSSPGTQLHLLQKTQRKLASLGSLLAYDNPWSPAPPVIEPLPGDSRFRDEAWRRWPFDIYHQAFLLAQQWMHVATDHVPGANRHSLDVVNFTTRQMLDVFSPSNFVATNPEVLAETIRTGGFNFLRGFTNLQRDMAVAFAGKSTPRDDYVPGRDVAVTPGKVVFKNRLIELIRYDPVTPDVNEAPLLIVPAWIMKYYILDLSPENSLIRHLVEQGRTVFAISWHNPDESDRDLSMEDYRRLGVMAALDAISEICPNAPIDALGYCLGGTLLAIAAAAMARDGDTRLRSMILLAAQVDFSEPGELSLFIDDSEVNFIESMMWRHGYLDTRQMAGAFQLLRSNDLIWSRMVRAYLLGEDAAPSDLMAWNADATRMPYRMHTEYLRKLFLGNDLSGGRFLVDGRPVALSDITIPIFAVGTERDHVAPWRSAYKIGLFASSEFTFALTSGGHNVGIVNPPGAPKRHYRIGTLHAGAPFVDPDTWLAAAGQRDGSWWTALDEWLDARGGAKVPPPTPSKGLAAAPGAYVFET
- a CDS encoding dihydroxy-acid dehydratase produces the protein MADSHDTKDYKLRSNAWFRQDRDGFGRRSWMKNQGRADHLFDGRPIIGICNTWSEFTPCNGHFRDIAEYVKRGVYEMGGFPLEFPVMSLSEILLRPTAMLYRNLASMDVEESIRGQPMDGVILLTGCDKTTPSLVMGAASCDIPTLVVSGGPMLNGRYKGELVGSGTHTWLFTERLKTGEMTMADLSQAEAAMSRSSGHCMTMGTASTMASMVEALGIALPSNAAIPGVDARRYALAHMAGRRIVEMVKEDLRLSKVLTKKAFENAIMVNGAIGGSTNAVVHLLAMAGRMGVDLTLDDWDRLGRDMPCLVNLMPSGKYLMEEFYYAGGIPAVISEIKHKLHLDALTVTGKTIGENNKDAKNWDTDVIFPFDKPFKPQGGIAVVKGNLAPNGAVLKPSAASPHLLKHRGRAVVFESIEDYDKRIDDPTLDVDENCIMVLKGCGPKGYPGFPEVGNFALPAKILKKGVRDMIRISDARMSGTAYGTTVLHTSPEAAAGGPIALVRDGDMIELDIPGRRLHLDVSDAELEKRRKEWTPPAPPSDRGYYKLYVDHVQQADRGADLDFLVGKSGARIVRESH